A stretch of the Streptomyces sp. NBC_00078 genome encodes the following:
- a CDS encoding carbohydrate ABC transporter permease, translating into MKTTQTPAPVPAESGATVSKVDAPAARPVKEKKEGSVLNVFSHGMLILWAFMVVMPLLWAVMTSFKDDNSIFSSPWALPDKLHFDNWARAWTDANMSDYFLNTVLVVAGSLIGTLVLGSMAAYVLARFDFPGNRFIYYLFIGGMSFPIMLALVPLFYVVNNMGLLNTIHGLILVYIAYSLPFTVFFLTAFFRTLPTSVAEAAFVDGASHSRTFFQIMLPMAKPGLISVGIFNFLGQWNQYMLPTVLNTDPDKRVLTQGLVQLAASQGYKGDWSGLFAGLVMAMLPVLVAYIVFQRQVVQGLTAGALK; encoded by the coding sequence ATGAAGACGACACAGACCCCCGCCCCCGTGCCGGCCGAGTCCGGCGCCACCGTCAGCAAGGTCGACGCCCCGGCTGCCCGGCCCGTGAAGGAGAAGAAGGAAGGAAGCGTTCTCAACGTCTTCTCCCACGGGATGCTCATCCTCTGGGCGTTCATGGTCGTCATGCCGCTGCTGTGGGCCGTGATGACGTCCTTCAAGGACGACAACTCCATCTTCAGCTCGCCCTGGGCGCTGCCCGACAAGCTGCACTTCGACAACTGGGCGCGGGCCTGGACCGACGCCAACATGAGCGACTACTTCCTCAACACCGTTCTGGTGGTGGCGGGTTCGCTCATCGGCACCCTGGTGCTGGGCTCGATGGCGGCCTACGTGCTCGCCAGGTTCGACTTCCCGGGCAACCGCTTCATCTACTACCTGTTCATCGGCGGCATGAGCTTCCCGATCATGCTCGCGCTGGTCCCGCTGTTCTACGTCGTGAACAACATGGGCCTCCTGAACACCATCCACGGTCTGATCCTCGTCTACATCGCCTACTCGCTGCCCTTCACGGTCTTCTTCCTGACCGCGTTCTTCCGCACCCTGCCGACCTCGGTGGCGGAGGCGGCCTTCGTCGACGGGGCCTCGCACAGCCGGACGTTCTTCCAGATCATGCTGCCGATGGCCAAGCCCGGCCTGATCAGCGTGGGGATCTTCAACTTCCTCGGCCAGTGGAACCAGTACATGCTGCCGACGGTGCTCAACACCGACCCGGACAAGCGGGTGCTGACGCAGGGGCTGGTGCAGCTCGCGGCCAGCCAGGGCTACAAGGGTGACTGGTCCGGCCTCTTCGCCGGCCTGGTGATGGCGATGCTGCCGGTTCTGGTGGCGTACATCGTCTTCCAGCGGCAGGTGGTGCAGGGGCTGACCGCGGGCGCGCTCAAGTAG
- a CDS encoding ROK family transcriptional regulator: protein METPGSQSSLHRANLERVVRAVRLAGSLTQAEIARTTGLSAATVSNIVRELKDGGTVEVTPTSAGGRRARSVSLSGDAGIVIGVDFGHTHLRVAVGNLAHQVLAEESEPLDVDASSTQGFDRAEELVNRLIAATGVDRSKVAGVGVGVPGPIDVESGSLGSTAILPGWTGTKPAEELRERLGVPVHVDNDANLGALGELVWGSGRGVRDLAYIKVASGVGAGLVIDGKIYRGPGGTAGEIGHITLDESGPVCRCGNRGCLETFAAARYVLPLLQSSHGTDLTMEGVVRLARDGDPGCRRVIADVGRHIGSGVANLCNLLNPSRVVLGGDLAEAGELVLGPIRESVGRYAIPSAARQLSVLPGALGGRAEVLGALALALSEMGDSTLLDGTLASATPAFT, encoded by the coding sequence GTGGAGACTCCGGGGTCGCAGTCGTCACTGCACCGAGCCAACCTTGAGCGGGTCGTACGGGCCGTACGGCTGGCCGGGTCGCTCACGCAGGCGGAGATCGCCAGGACCACAGGGCTGTCCGCCGCGACCGTCTCCAACATCGTCCGCGAGCTCAAGGACGGCGGAACAGTCGAGGTCACGCCCACTTCGGCAGGTGGCCGCAGGGCCCGCAGCGTCTCCCTGAGCGGGGACGCCGGCATTGTCATCGGCGTGGACTTCGGGCACACGCATCTGCGCGTGGCGGTCGGCAACCTCGCCCACCAGGTGCTGGCCGAGGAGTCCGAGCCGCTCGACGTGGACGCCTCCTCGACACAGGGCTTCGACCGGGCGGAAGAGCTGGTCAATCGCCTGATTGCAGCAACGGGCGTCGACCGGTCCAAGGTCGCCGGTGTGGGCGTCGGCGTGCCCGGCCCGATCGACGTGGAGTCCGGCAGCCTCGGCTCGACCGCCATCCTGCCGGGCTGGACCGGCACCAAGCCCGCCGAGGAGCTGCGCGAGCGGCTCGGCGTGCCCGTGCACGTGGACAACGACGCCAACCTCGGCGCCCTCGGTGAGCTGGTCTGGGGCAGCGGCAGGGGTGTCCGCGACCTCGCCTACATCAAGGTCGCGAGCGGCGTCGGCGCCGGCCTGGTGATCGACGGAAAGATCTACCGCGGCCCGGGTGGCACAGCGGGAGAAATCGGTCATATTACTCTTGACGAATCCGGCCCTGTCTGCCGCTGTGGAAACCGGGGCTGTCTGGAGACCTTCGCGGCCGCGCGCTATGTGCTGCCGCTCCTCCAGTCCAGCCATGGGACCGACCTGACGATGGAAGGCGTCGTGCGGCTGGCCAGGGACGGAGACCCGGGTTGTCGTCGGGTGATCGCCGACGTCGGCCGACATATCGGCAGTGGAGTCGCCAATCTCTGCAATCTGCTGAACCCGAGCAGGGTGGTCCTCGGTGGTGATCTCGCCGAGGCCGGTGAGCTGGTGCTCGGGCCGATAAGGGAGTCTGTCGGCCGCTACGCGATCCCCAGCGCGGCGCGTCAACTCTCCGTTCTCCCGGGGGCACTTGGGGGCCGTGCGGAGGTGCTTGGAGCGCTTGCTCTCGCACTCAGCGAGATGGGCGATTCGACCCTTTTGGACGGCACACTCGCTTCGGCGACCCCTGCCTTCACTTAG
- a CDS encoding sugar ABC transporter substrate-binding protein: protein MRRAAVTVVVSALAVSAAACGKAGDKKDSGSSASSGSGSKSIGLLLPDNVTARYEKFDKPYFQAKVKELCSDCTVSYANAAADPTKQAQQMSSMVTKGVKVIVISAQDSAAIKSSIQSATSKGVKVVAYDRLAQGPISAYVSFDNVKVGQLQGQALLDALGSKATPKAKVVMINGDDADPNAAQFKQGAHKVLDGKVNIAYEQSGLWKDTVAAQKMSAAITQLGAKNIAGVYAANDGMAGGIANTLKGAGISGIPLTGQDAELAAIQRIVSNTQSATVYKPYKGEADNAAELAVNLLQGKDIKSLADTTVTSGSGDKVQAKLLTPISVTVKNIKDTVVKDGLYTVAQICTPTYATACKKAGLQ, encoded by the coding sequence ATGCGCCGCGCAGCCGTGACCGTCGTGGTCTCGGCGCTCGCTGTCTCGGCCGCAGCCTGTGGCAAGGCCGGCGACAAGAAGGACAGCGGTTCCAGCGCCAGCTCCGGCAGTGGCAGCAAGTCGATCGGCCTGCTCCTGCCCGACAACGTCACCGCGCGGTACGAGAAGTTCGACAAGCCGTACTTCCAGGCAAAGGTCAAGGAGCTGTGCAGCGACTGCACCGTCTCCTACGCCAACGCCGCGGCGGACCCGACCAAGCAGGCTCAGCAGATGAGCAGCATGGTCACCAAGGGCGTCAAGGTCATCGTGATCTCCGCCCAGGACTCCGCCGCCATCAAGTCCTCCATCCAGTCCGCGACCAGCAAGGGCGTCAAGGTCGTCGCGTACGACCGTCTGGCCCAGGGCCCGATCTCCGCGTACGTCTCCTTCGACAACGTCAAGGTCGGCCAGCTCCAGGGCCAGGCGCTGCTCGACGCGCTCGGCTCCAAGGCGACCCCCAAGGCGAAGGTCGTCATGATCAACGGTGACGACGCCGACCCGAACGCCGCCCAGTTCAAGCAGGGTGCGCACAAGGTCCTCGACGGCAAGGTCAACATCGCCTACGAGCAGTCCGGCCTGTGGAAGGACACCGTCGCCGCGCAGAAGATGTCCGCGGCCATCACCCAGCTGGGCGCCAAGAACATCGCCGGCGTCTACGCCGCCAACGACGGCATGGCCGGTGGTATCGCCAACACCCTCAAGGGCGCCGGCATCAGCGGCATCCCGCTGACCGGTCAGGACGCCGAGCTCGCGGCCATCCAGCGGATCGTCTCCAACACCCAGTCGGCGACCGTCTACAAGCCCTACAAGGGCGAGGCCGACAACGCCGCCGAACTCGCGGTCAACCTGCTCCAGGGCAAGGACATCAAGTCCCTCGCCGACACCACGGTGACCAGCGGTTCCGGTGACAAGGTGCAGGCCAAGCTGCTGACCCCGATCTCGGTGACCGTGAAGAACATCAAGGACACGGTCGTCAAGGACGGTCTCTACACCGTCGCCCAGATCTGCACCCCGACCTACGCCACCGCGTGCAAGAAGGCCGGCCTGCAGTAA
- a CDS encoding ATP-binding cassette domain-containing protein, which produces MVHVSATPVLALRGVSKRFGAVQALTEVELEVHAGEVVALVGDNGAGKSTLVKTIAGVHPIDEGVIEWEGKPVSITRPHDAQGLGVATVYQDLALCDNLDVVGNLYLGRELLHRGVIDEVTMEKKARELLSTLSIRIPSVRIPIASLSGGQRQVVAIARALIGDPKVVILDEPTAALGVEQTAQVLDLVERLREQNLAVILISHNMADVKAVADTVAVLRLGRNNGSFSVKNTSQEEIISAITGATDNAVTRRAGRRSTEAAQ; this is translated from the coding sequence ATGGTTCACGTGTCCGCTACGCCTGTGTTGGCGTTGCGCGGAGTCTCCAAGCGATTCGGTGCGGTGCAGGCACTCACCGAGGTCGAACTGGAGGTCCACGCCGGAGAAGTGGTCGCCCTGGTCGGCGACAACGGCGCCGGAAAGTCCACGCTGGTCAAGACGATCGCCGGTGTGCATCCCATCGATGAGGGCGTCATCGAGTGGGAGGGCAAGCCGGTCAGCATCACCCGGCCGCACGACGCACAGGGACTCGGTGTCGCGACGGTCTACCAGGACCTCGCGCTCTGCGACAACCTCGACGTGGTCGGCAACCTCTACCTCGGACGTGAGCTGCTGCACCGCGGCGTCATCGACGAGGTCACGATGGAGAAGAAGGCGCGCGAACTGCTGAGCACGCTCTCCATCCGCATCCCGAGCGTGCGCATCCCGATCGCCAGCCTCTCCGGCGGTCAGCGCCAGGTCGTCGCCATCGCGCGCGCCCTGATCGGCGACCCCAAGGTCGTCATCCTCGACGAGCCCACCGCCGCACTCGGCGTCGAGCAGACCGCGCAGGTCCTCGACCTCGTCGAGCGGCTGCGCGAGCAGAACCTCGCCGTCATCCTCATCAGCCACAACATGGCCGATGTGAAGGCTGTCGCCGACACCGTCGCCGTACTGCGGCTGGGCAGGAACAACGGTTCCTTCTCGGTGAAGAACACCAGTCAGGAAGAGATCATCTCCGCGATCACGGGTGCCACGGACAACGCCGTCACCCGCCGTGCGGGGCGTCGCAGCACGGAGGCGGCACAGTGA
- a CDS encoding sugar ABC transporter permease, with protein sequence MSDTSKVSKAAAETQTVAAATDDPTAASIATVDPRLLVREEGFKGYWTEFTRKVKGGELGSLPVVVGLIVIWTIFQLQNDRFLSADNVSNISYYMSATGMLAIGLVFVLLLGEIDLSVGSVSGLGSTLFAVFVVSHGMNPWLSLVLAVLTGIGIGALQGWFFAKIGVPAFVVTLAGFLGWNGLMLWLLGSSGTINIPSDSGPVHLLGQSSFFMDQAIIGAYLLAGLGVVLMLVGNFSEQRRRKAAGVPFRPTTEILVRVGALAIASFVAAAVLNNASGVSNALVIFLAALVVVDFVLRRTTYGRKVFAVGGGIEAARRAGINVPLIRITVFAISGGFAAVGGMFFAGQTASATLSAGGGNTLMLAIAAAVIGGTSLFGGRGSVWSALLGMLVIQSIQTGLDLLNMNTSIQYMITGAVLLGAVVIDSVSRRSQKAAGRA encoded by the coding sequence GTGAGCGACACATCCAAGGTTTCCAAGGCGGCCGCCGAGACGCAGACGGTGGCCGCGGCCACCGACGACCCCACGGCCGCGTCGATCGCCACGGTCGACCCCCGTCTGCTGGTCCGCGAAGAGGGCTTCAAGGGCTACTGGACGGAGTTCACGCGCAAGGTCAAGGGTGGTGAGCTGGGCTCGCTGCCGGTGGTGGTCGGCCTGATCGTCATCTGGACGATCTTCCAGCTGCAGAACGACCGCTTCCTCAGCGCCGACAACGTCTCGAACATCAGCTACTACATGTCGGCCACCGGCATGCTCGCCATCGGCCTGGTGTTCGTCCTGCTGCTCGGCGAGATCGACCTGTCGGTCGGTTCGGTCAGCGGTCTGGGCTCCACCCTGTTCGCGGTGTTCGTGGTCTCACACGGCATGAACCCCTGGCTGTCGCTGGTCCTCGCGGTCCTCACGGGTATCGGTATCGGCGCGCTGCAGGGCTGGTTCTTCGCGAAGATCGGCGTACCCGCCTTCGTGGTCACCCTGGCCGGCTTCCTCGGCTGGAACGGCCTGATGCTCTGGCTGCTGGGTTCCAGCGGCACCATCAACATCCCGTCCGACTCCGGTCCGGTCCACCTGCTGGGCCAGAGCTCGTTCTTCATGGACCAGGCCATCATCGGCGCCTACCTGCTGGCCGGCCTCGGTGTGGTGCTGATGCTCGTCGGCAACTTCAGCGAGCAGCGCCGCCGCAAGGCCGCGGGCGTGCCGTTCCGGCCGACCACCGAGATCCTGGTGCGCGTCGGCGCGCTGGCGATCGCGTCCTTCGTCGCCGCGGCAGTGCTGAACAACGCGTCCGGTGTCTCCAACGCGCTGGTGATCTTCCTGGCGGCACTGGTGGTCGTGGACTTCGTGCTGCGTCGTACGACGTACGGCCGCAAGGTGTTCGCGGTCGGCGGCGGCATCGAGGCGGCCCGCCGTGCCGGTATCAACGTGCCGCTGATCCGCATCACGGTGTTCGCCATCTCGGGTGGCTTCGCGGCGGTCGGCGGTATGTTCTTCGCCGGCCAGACCGCGAGCGCGACGCTGAGCGCCGGCGGCGGCAACACCCTGATGCTCGCCATCGCCGCGGCGGTCATCGGCGGTACGTCGCTGTTCGGCGGCCGGGGCTCGGTCTGGTCCGCCCTGCTGGGCATGCTGGTCATCCAGTCGATCCAGACCGGCCTGGACCTGCTCAACATGAACACGTCCATCCAGTACATGATCACCGGCGCGGTCCTGCTGGGTGCCGTGGTCATCGACTCCGTGTCCCGCAGGAGCCAGAAGGCGGCCGGCCGCGCCTAG